From the Spirochaetaceae bacterium genome, the window TACAAAATAAATGCTGTAAAAAATATTGATAATGGCTATATTTTTATGGCAGATTTTTATCTGGGAAATTCTGTAGTTGATAGTGATAATTTTATTGAAATAACTATCTTAGCAGATAATTTAATAGGGATAACCAGTCCCAATAACGGCCGCTGGCGCAGAGCTACTTTACCGCATTACCGGCGGGTAGCTAGCCCGGCCGGCAGCGGCCGAGCAGGAGATAGTGCAGAGCTAAACCGAAGATTTAATGTGATGATGGAGCTTGATTTGGATTAAATAATATCTTAGAACAAGCAGGATTAAAATAGGAGGAGACCAATGAAAAAATATAAAGTTTAATAAAATACCCCGCCTTTAGCGAGGTATTTTAGGGCTAAAGGCCAAGCAACAAAATAGTTATGCGCTTCTTTTTTGCCGAGAAATTAAATAATATGGCAAGCCCACAATACACACACTACCAATAATATTTCCTAAGGTAACAATAGATAAATTGTAAAGATAACCGCTAAAACTTACGGCGGCCTCAAAAGGGGCAAGTAGCGCTATCGTAAAAAGCGTCATATTAGCAATACTATGCTCAAAACCCGATGAAAAAAAGGCAAAGATACACCAAAAAATCATAATAAGTTTGGCGCTTTCGCTCTTTAAACGGTAACTGCTCCATACGGCAAGACAAACCAATACATTACAAAGAATTGCTCTAAAAAGTAAAGCCATCGGCGCTGCCGACATCTTATTGGCCGCCGTTGCGGCAATAAATTCGCCAACGGTACCTACGGAAAGCCCGGTTAAAATAAATATAATGGCTAAAATGATAGAGCCAAGCCAGTTACCAATATAACAAACCAGCCAAATTTTAGCCAACTGGCCAATATTAATCGTCTTTTTCATCACACCGGCAAAACAAACTAAGTTAGAACCGGTAAATAGTTCGGCCCCGTCCATCATGACAAGGCTTAGGGCCACAGCAAAGGCTATCCCCATAATCAATTTAGAATAAGGGGCAATGGCCGTTTGGCCGCCAAGCGTATAGGCCAATATTACACCAAACCCCACAAAGATGCCGGCCAGCATCGAGGCAATAAAATAACCGCTAGGGTTGCTTGCCAAAAGCAACCATTTCTTTTTTGCCGCATCTGCTAAAGCGGCAAATTCTTCCGTATACATATTTTCTCCAAACTTAATTAAGTTATTTTACCTATAAATTTAAATTAACTAATTTTCTCAATTAAAACTCTTTTAAAACCGGTTTTACCATTTATAGAGGGGTCATATTGTTTATCATTTGCAATTTTATATCCTTTTTCTAATAACCCATTGAGTATAGGACGTGCAGAAACAGCAAAAACTCCTTTATAATCATTAGGAATATAACCCTTACCAACTAAAAGTAACCCTGTATCATCATATTTCTTATACTCATTGGGTATTTCTTTAAGAGGCATTATTCTTAATAGCTCATATTTTGCTCTATTTTCTATAGTTAAATTTGTGTACCAATGGCCGCCAGCCTCTACTTTCTCTCTTTTAGGATTTAAAAACCAATCCACTCTATTATACCCAGCCCAGACTTTCTTATTTTTAAAATAAGGAATACACCACGTACTTATAGGATTAACAATATTGGAAATAATTAAAAATTTTTTACCGCTCTCAATAATAATTTTCCAGTAATCTATTGCCCGCGAAAACGGTGGGTTAGTACAAATAATATCAGCTTCTTCGTTAAGTATTTTTAAAGATAATTTATGGTCAAAGCTCCCGTCATAACGTTCTGGGTAGTTATAATCTCCTTCAAATAGATTTTCACTAAAACCCTCTTTGGTAAAAATGTATGCTTTACTCCCTGCATTAAACAAGTCAATTTTACCGGCAAAATGAGTACAAATAAGTTTTTTAATATTAAGTTTTTTAAAGTTTTGTAAAAAATATAGAGCAAATGGCGAAGTACTCTTTTCATTATCGCCCACCGCATCATCACAGTTGCAATATACTACTTTATCGTACCATGTTTCCACAGGATACATAATAAGCTCTTTTTCAATATCTTCATATTGAGTGTAAAATTCATCATCTTTTATACGTTTTGCTCTATGTAATTCATTTATTCTAGTTGTTCCACGTTCATCTAAAGAGGGAGTTACTCTTTTAATTATTTTAGTTTGTACCTCCGGCTGAATTTCAGTTTTAATAAAAATTTCTTCTATAAACAATCTGTGCGTTTTAATAAAATTTATATATTTACCAAACCAATGCTCAGTCCAAAAATATATTTCCTTATTCTTAGCTTCACGTAAAGTAAAAAACTCTTCTTTAATAGCATTCTCTAGCAAAGTTGCGTCTTTAACTTTACAAGTAAATAAATACCCATAAATATTACTTTTACTTTTACCAGTCATGCTGTTGTATTCTTTAAGTCTTCGTTCAAGATCATTAGTTTTGCCTATCTTACAGCGAGATGACTCAAGCGAAGCTTGTACAATATAAATATACTCTTCCATTTAATAGTCCTCGCTAATATAAAAGCTTTTATATTAGCGTATGCGTGGGTCGAGATTAGGGTTAGCTAACTTTTTAAGAGCCTCGATTCGCTTTTCGATGGGCGGGTGAGTGGCGTACAAGCCGCTTAAACTTAAATAAAGCGATGGTTGCTTGCTGCTGGGGTTAGCTATACACATAGCGTTTAAGCTATCCTGCTCGCCTAAAACGGCAACTTTACTGTTGGGGGCTATCTTAGCTAAAGCATTGGCCAAAGCCATTGGGTTACCGGTAATGCGGGCTGCGCTGGCATCGGCCATATATTCGCGCCGCCGCGAGATAGCCAGCTGGATAATAGGCGCCACCAAGTAACCAAAAATTAAAAACACCACACCAATTAACATCACCACATTGCCGCCGCTATTATTGCTGCGCCGGCCGCTTAACATGCGGTTAAACATTATCATTTGGCCAACCATCGTAAAAACGCTAATCCCAATGGCCACCACTACCATAATGAGGGTGTCGCGGTTACCAATGTGGCTAAGCTCGTGAGCAATAACACCTTCCAGCTCCTCGCGGTTAAGCCGCTGG encodes:
- a CDS encoding M48 family metallopeptidase, whose protein sequence is MSYQSKINYPEINQNKFKTFLLLLLLPASLMLMLGLVFYVTGAQDMLQIIAGYVIPIGIGALIWMLISMAFGSSIALNSARAQQISEKSNPEIYNLVRGVATKAGLPVPKIYIINDNNLNAFATGSNPHTASIALTKGIIQRLNREELEGVIAHELSHIGNRDTLIMVVVAIGISVFTMVGQMIMFNRMLSGRRSNNSGGNVVMLIGVVFLIFGYLVAPIIQLAISRRREYMADASAARITGNPMALANALAKIAPNSKVAVLGEQDSLNAMCIANPSSKQPSLYLSLSGLYATHPPIEKRIEALKKLANPNLDPRIR
- a CDS encoding formate/nitrite transporter family protein produces the protein MYTEEFAALADAAKKKWLLLASNPSGYFIASMLAGIFVGFGVILAYTLGGQTAIAPYSKLIMGIAFAVALSLVMMDGAELFTGSNLVCFAGVMKKTINIGQLAKIWLVCYIGNWLGSIILAIIFILTGLSVGTVGEFIAATAANKMSAAPMALLFRAILCNVLVCLAVWSSYRLKSESAKLIMIFWCIFAFFSSGFEHSIANMTLFTIALLAPFEAAVSFSGYLYNLSIVTLGNIIGSVCIVGLPYYLISRQKRSA
- a CDS encoding GIY-YIG nuclease family protein encodes the protein MEEYIYIVQASLESSRCKIGKTNDLERRLKEYNSMTGKSKSNIYGYLFTCKVKDATLLENAIKEEFFTLREAKNKEIYFWTEHWFGKYINFIKTHRLFIEEIFIKTEIQPEVQTKIIKRVTPSLDERGTTRINELHRAKRIKDDEFYTQYEDIEKELIMYPVETWYDKVVYCNCDDAVGDNEKSTSPFALYFLQNFKKLNIKKLICTHFAGKIDLFNAGSKAYIFTKEGFSENLFEGDYNYPERYDGSFDHKLSLKILNEEADIICTNPPFSRAIDYWKIIIESGKKFLIISNIVNPISTWCIPYFKNKKVWAGYNRVDWFLNPKREKVEAGGHWYTNLTIENRAKYELLRIMPLKEIPNEYKKYDDTGLLLVGKGYIPNDYKGVFAVSARPILNGLLEKGYKIANDKQYDPSINGKTGFKRVLIEKIS